The following nucleotide sequence is from Rhizobium sp. NZLR1.
AGGTTTTCGCGAACCGTGAATTCCAAGTCGAGATTATCGAACTGTGACACGATCCCGATTTTCGCGCGTGCCAAGCGAACCTGGCCCGGCTCCTGCGCTCCGAGTACAGTGATCTTGCCTGCACTTGGCGACGTCATTCCTAGGATCATACGGGTGATCGTACTTTTACCTGCGCCGTTCGGTCCTAAAAGACCAAAACACTCTCCTGCGGCGATAGTAAACGACAAGTCATTGACGACGACTTTACCACCATATGATTTCGAAACGCCGGCCAGGTCGATTGCGACTGGGGACAACGAGCCAGAAGGCGAGTCTATAGCCTTAAATTTCGAACGGCCCTGCCGCTCCGATATGATGATATGATCCTGGTGCGGATCAGCGATTGTCGTCTTCAAATTCGCCAATTGCCCGTTCATTTCTTGTCCCAAATTTTGAGCTGCGGTGACCCGTTCATCACTCGCCACTATAGGCAATTTCAGATGTCGCCCGCCCTGGCATTTTGGTGGCGCCCTGCTGACCAACAGTGGGCGCAACAGCGACTGATCCGCGCGACAGCCAGTCGCTATTGGACAAGGTACAAAGGGCATAGGCCTTCAAGGGAATTAAGAGAAAGATGTTCACGAGCGTGTGGAGAGCAAAACCCAGAAACCTAAGTTCGCGGGCGCGATAGGCAGCCACGCTGCATCGTACAAGAGTCATGGATCCGATCACCAGGATCGTCCACCATGGTACTGTGGCGGTCAGCGCAAACTGGCCAATACCCGTCAATACCGACAGCGCAAGAAGCAGAAGGCCGCCATTTTGCCCGATTGCGTCCAGCGTGAGATACCGATCGAGGCCAGGCAGTATGGGGAGCGCAAGCAAAGTATCCCGAAAGGTGCTGCGTGCCCACCGTAGTTGTTGACGCAAATAAACACCCATTGTGTCAGGAACGACTGTCGCCGCGATGGCGCTCGGAACATACTCAGTTCGAAAGCCTGCGCTCAGCATGAGAATCGTCAAATGGCGATCTTCACCGAAGTCACTCGGCTTGCCGCGATAAAGCTGCGTCTCGTACTGATCGAGCAGCGAAAGCATAGCAGACCGACGGTACATCGCACATGGGCCGCAGCAACACATAACTGCACCGAAGCGAGCTTGTGCCGCGCGCTCCTCGTTGCAGGCAAGCCAGTACTCCATGTCAATCAAGCGAGTTAGCCAGGTGTCCGCCTGGTTACTGGCTTTCATTTGGCCCATCGCCGCACCGACTGCTGGATCGCGCATCTTGTGGGAGAGCTTCGAGACGACGTCGGGGGCGATCGTCGTGTCTGAGTCCACATTCAAGATGAGGTCCCCAGAGGACTGGGTTATAGCGGCGATTTGCGCTTTGCGCTTTCCAACATTTTTAGGGAGAATTGTGAAGTTGAATCTCTCATCGTCTGCATACACAGCGCGCTGAGCCACCACCGCGTCCCGATTTTTGGAACCATCGTCGACTACATAAATACGCAATTTTCCGACGTAGTCCTGTTCCGCAAGCGACGCGAGGCATTCCGAAAGAACGATTGGGTCCTCGTTGAAGCACGGCACGATGACATCAACGCTCGGCACGGGGGTGGATTCAATGTCTTTCGCAGGTGTTGTTGAGATCGTTGTCCGCCTAGCATGAAAAACCTGCGCGCTCTTGTAAACGGTGGAGAGCATTGCATAAAGCGAGACGGCGGCGATGCTGGTTGTTGCGAGCAGGGTCATGGTTTCTCGTTTGTCCAGTGTTTCAGGGAAGCGGGCGAATTTCGAATCCGCGGCTATGCAGTGCCGGAATAATTCGAGAGAGTGCTAAAAGCGTCTGGTCACGCAATCCGGCAAGCGAGCATTGCTCAACCTCATCGGGAGGACACCCGTCGTGCAAAAGCACGATTGCACCAGGCTGAGCAGCCGCAAGCACCTCATCAACGATCACGT
It contains:
- the nodC gene encoding chitooligosaccharide synthase NodC, which translates into the protein MTLLATTSIAAVSLYAMLSTVYKSAQVFHARRTTISTTPAKDIESTPVPSVDVIVPCFNEDPIVLSECLASLAEQDYVGKLRIYVVDDGSKNRDAVVAQRAVYADDERFNFTILPKNVGKRKAQIAAITQSSGDLILNVDSDTTIAPDVVSKLSHKMRDPAVGAAMGQMKASNQADTWLTRLIDMEYWLACNEERAAQARFGAVMCCCGPCAMYRRSAMLSLLDQYETQLYRGKPSDFGEDRHLTILMLSAGFRTEYVPSAIAATVVPDTMGVYLRQQLRWARSTFRDTLLALPILPGLDRYLTLDAIGQNGGLLLLALSVLTGIGQFALTATVPWWTILVIGSMTLVRCSVAAYRARELRFLGFALHTLVNIFLLIPLKAYALCTLSNSDWLSRGSVAVAPTVGQQGATKMPGRATSEIAYSGE